In the genome of candidate division WOR-3 bacterium, one region contains:
- the selD gene encoding selenide, water dikinase SelD: MGKAQLAQALEGLRPQNDPRLLVGISTADDAGVFLLQDGLALVQTVDLLTPMVEDPYTFGRIAAANSLSDVYAMGGKPLTVLNIVGFPGPMDKKVLAEILRGGQDTVTEAGAVIAGGHTFNEKEIKFGLSVTGWIDPKRIVTNAAAKIGDVLVLTKPLGCGVFAQAMMTQDEVDAELYKAATASMMQLNRVASEIMLACDVHSATDITGYGFLGHAQEMAQGSGVRLRFNAPAIPLLPRVLALAETLVDAGVVMNESSFGDKVEWMGDIKPALRNILWESQSSGGLLVALPENRVTELQRRAQDSDILAAVVGSVDAGRPGTIEVSV, from the coding sequence CTGGGCAAGGCGCAGTTAGCGCAAGCGCTCGAAGGGCTCAGACCCCAGAACGACCCGCGGCTGCTCGTCGGCATCAGCACGGCCGACGACGCGGGCGTGTTCCTGCTGCAGGACGGGCTGGCGCTGGTCCAGACCGTTGACCTGCTGACGCCGATGGTCGAGGATCCGTACACGTTCGGCCGGATTGCGGCCGCCAACTCGCTCTCGGACGTCTACGCGATGGGCGGGAAGCCGCTGACGGTTCTGAACATAGTCGGCTTTCCTGGCCCGATGGACAAGAAGGTGCTGGCCGAGATACTGCGCGGCGGGCAGGATACGGTGACCGAGGCCGGCGCAGTCATTGCCGGCGGACACACGTTCAACGAGAAGGAAATCAAGTTCGGACTGTCGGTTACCGGCTGGATCGACCCGAAGCGGATTGTCACCAACGCGGCGGCAAAGATCGGAGACGTGCTGGTGCTGACCAAGCCCCTCGGCTGCGGCGTATTCGCTCAGGCGATGATGACGCAGGACGAGGTCGACGCGGAGCTGTACAAGGCCGCCACTGCCTCCATGATGCAACTCAACCGGGTGGCGTCGGAGATAATGCTCGCCTGCGACGTCCACTCGGCCACCGACATTACTGGGTACGGTTTCCTGGGCCACGCTCAGGAGATGGCCCAGGGTAGCGGAGTGCGACTGCGGTTCAATGCTCCCGCAATTCCCCTGCTGCCCAGGGTCTTGGCGTTGGCCGAGACGCTTGTAGATGCGGGCGTAGTGATGAACGAGAGTTCGTTCGGCGACAAGGTGGAGTGGATGGGTGACATCAAACCGGCGCTGAGGAACATACTCTGGGAATCTCAGAGTTCGGGTGGGCTGCTTGTAGCACTGCCCGAGAACCGCGTCACCGAACTCCAGCGCCGGGCGCAGGACTCGGACATCCTCGCTGCCGTAGTCGGCTCGGTCGACGCCGGCAGGCCCGGTACCATAGAAGTCTCGGTGTAG
- a CDS encoding tetratricopeptide repeat protein, whose amino-acid sequence MLGIIIGVVCAAAGIGVSVYLYNKSASKRQAECIKDKVDFLADRVGELQVYLDGLPQSSGRLRDRYEAGRAAMDAYRWDDAIMHFREALKHAHGTELVALFSLIGECYYRPSRLQEALENFEQSSRLADQFEDRRGKAVSLADLASVHRAKGELDKALDYLQEALVISQQVRDRSGEVRVLGYVGTIYKDKGELDKAMTHYEQALQIARELQNREYEADLLNNIGVVYRAKGDAGNALRTHEAALAIIGELGDERGRAVQLGNVALVQYDRCQFDEAMNNMRRVHATMRAVGDRRREAAALGNIGMIYRALGQRDKGLKCYGQALEIVRDIGDRKGEAIQMGNLGLVLADEGVCERAVPYLVQALHAFLSIGVADGPRQCLSGLHKCAEKLGSGQMHALLKEACADEEFVTELVKLLDGVGRGPVKPSC is encoded by the coding sequence GTGCTCGGAATCATCATCGGTGTAGTGTGTGCCGCCGCCGGCATCGGAGTGTCTGTCTACCTGTACAACAAGAGCGCCTCGAAGAGGCAAGCGGAGTGTATTAAGGACAAGGTGGACTTCTTGGCAGATAGAGTGGGTGAGTTGCAGGTCTATCTCGACGGGCTGCCTCAATCGAGTGGACGACTCCGGGATAGATATGAGGCCGGCAGGGCCGCGATGGACGCCTATCGGTGGGATGATGCGATTATGCACTTCAGAGAAGCACTAAAGCACGCGCATGGGACCGAACTGGTTGCGCTGTTCAGCCTGATCGGCGAGTGCTACTACAGACCGAGCAGGCTGCAGGAGGCGCTGGAGAACTTCGAACAGTCCAGCCGGCTGGCGGACCAGTTTGAGGATAGGCGAGGCAAGGCAGTGTCATTGGCCGACCTAGCGAGCGTCCACCGGGCGAAGGGCGAGCTTGACAAGGCGCTAGACTACCTCCAGGAGGCGCTCGTGATCAGCCAGCAGGTCCGCGACCGCTCCGGCGAGGTCCGTGTCCTTGGCTACGTCGGTACGATCTACAAAGACAAGGGTGAGCTGGACAAGGCCATGACACACTACGAACAGGCTCTCCAGATAGCCCGCGAACTCCAGAATAGGGAGTACGAGGCGGATTTGCTCAACAATATCGGGGTTGTCTATCGTGCGAAGGGCGACGCCGGCAATGCACTGCGTACGCACGAAGCGGCACTGGCGATTATCGGAGAATTGGGCGACGAACGTGGTCGTGCGGTTCAGCTCGGCAATGTAGCGTTGGTCCAGTATGACAGGTGTCAGTTCGATGAGGCCATGAACAACATGCGGAGGGTGCACGCAACCATGCGCGCCGTCGGCGACCGGCGCCGTGAGGCCGCGGCCCTGGGGAACATCGGGATGATCTACCGGGCCTTGGGCCAGCGTGACAAGGGCCTGAAGTGCTACGGGCAGGCATTGGAGATCGTCCGCGACATCGGCGACAGGAAGGGTGAGGCCATTCAGATGGGAAACTTGGGGCTTGTCCTTGCCGACGAGGGTGTGTGCGAACGGGCCGTGCCGTACCTCGTGCAAGCTCTGCACGCTTTCCTGTCCATCGGAGTGGCCGATGGGCCAAGGCAGTGTCTGTCAGGGCTCCACAAGTGCGCGGAGAAGCTGGGAAGCGGTCAGATGCACGCGTTGCTGAAAGAGGCCTGTGCTGATGAGGAATTCGTGACCGAGCTTGTGAAGCTCTTGGATGGAGTAGGTCGAGGGCCGGTGAAACCGAGCTGCTAG